In Eremothecium gossypii ATCC 10895 chromosome III, complete sequence, the genomic window GCGGTAGATAGGCAAGGTTACTATATGGCTACAACCGGAGCAGATAAGTCCATGAGACTGTGGGATATCAGGAACTTCAAGGAGTTACATTCCGTTGAAAACCTGCCTATACCAGCAAGCAATGTGAAAATCTCTGACATGGGCTTGCTTGCAGTGTCGAGAGGACCACATGTGACACTTTGGAAGGATGCCTTTAAAACTAGCTCAGATTTTAAGCCCGTTTTCACCAGCAGTCGGTTGCCCAACAAAAATACACCATACATGTCGCACTTGTTTGCTGGGAATAAGATCAATAGCCTTGCATTTGTCCCATTTGAAGATCTTCTTGGCGTCGGGCATCAGACAGGCGTAACTAATTTGATCATTCCTGGTGCGGGTGAGGCTAACTATGATGCATTGGAAGTTAATCCTTACGAGACGACGAAGCAAAGGAAAGAGCAGGAGGTTAGATCGCTACTGAACAAATTACCTGCTGATTCTATTGCATTAGATCCAAATGTGATTGGTACGGTCGACAAGCGTTCTGCGCAGATTAGATTGACCGCCAAAGACCTGACCCAAATCGCAACTGATGAAGACATGAAATCTAAGGAGAATAGAGACATTCCAAAAGCAAACCCTGCTGTGAAGAGTAAGAATTCAGGTCTGCGTACATTCCTCCGTAAGAAGACGCAGAATGTTGTAGATGAGAGGAAGTTGAGAGTACAGAAGCAGTTAGAAAACGAAAAGGAAGCCCGCTTGCGGAAGCAACAAGCTGCTAGAGGTGAGCTAACAGAAGATAAGAACCTAGTTGACGAGGCGTTAGGCAGATTCAGTTGAAAATAAAATCACCTCATTATATACTTGTTTAGAGAGAGCTGCAATCAGTAAGTTCTTTCGTTTCTAAAAAAATACCCTTTTCCTAATGTACATAATCGACGCTTCCAAATTATCAGTTCAGAATTCTAAGTCATCCTGAACCTTGAAGGGAGCAGGCAGAGGAGCATCCGTCTCTTTTTCCTGTCTAACGGTTTTGATTACTTCGACCGGCTCGTCAGGAGTTTTGTCCGATAGCACTATAACGCCATTGCTACCCTTAAACTTGCGAACGGGAGTAAATCTCTCATCCTTTGGAAATGCAATATATTTTAATTGCTGTGGTACTACACGCGTCATATTCTCAACCTTATAGTAGGTCGAGGTATATTTAATCTTAAATTCCTCTTCAGGGACATCGGCGTCATGCTCTTTTTTATCACGCTGCTCGTTTTCAACCTTGATCTCTTCCTTGGACTTATCTGGCTCTACTGCCTTGTCCTTCTTTGACTTTTTGGCCCTCGCCTTGGCCTTGGCCGTTGTTGAAAGAACAGCAGTTGCAACTTTCTCGATGCTCTTGTCTATATCTTCTTCAAACATAGGTGGATAGTCGAAGATGCCCTCTTTCGTGTGGCAGTGGAAGGAAAACTTAGGGATCTTTAGGTCATGGCTCCGAACGCCAATTGTAGTTGTGGGAGTAAATGAAAGAGAAAGGAAGTGGGCTAATGGGAACCAATACCAAAATTGCGTAAACATTGCTAGTCCAATAACAGATTTCGTATTCAAAGTTCCCATCTCCGAGTTCTCAAGTTGGATAGTAACATTCCGACCACCTGCATTGATAATCCCCTGCGCAACACATGCACCAAACTTTGCAAGACCCTCTTGATGCTTGTTAGCTATGACATTTCTGAGCTGTTCATTCACATCCCTTACCTTAACATTAGTCTTCTCCGTTTGCTGAATTAAGATCATCGACAATGCGATCATCGCAGCCTGGCGAACAAAGTCAACGGGGTCATTTGTCAACGGTTCTAACACATCTATAGCGGCCTGTAATCCTCGACCGGCGCAGGCAACGCCTAAGGCAAAAGCGGTACCACATCTAACATGAGGGTTATGGGATTCAGACAGCAATTCAACGATCCTAGGGACAGTGGTGTAATCGCGGATGAGGACAAAACCAAGCGCAGTAACAGAGGCACGTCTAACGTCATCGTTAGAGTCGGATACAGCAACATGGAGAAGTTTCTTTACCGCTTCGTTACTACTCGTGCCTGCGTAAGCCAATGCTATCGTGTAAACAGCACCGTAACGCATGGAATCATTTTCGTGCTCAAGCATTTTCTTAATCGTTTCATCTGCCAATTCTTCACGCCCGTAGTTTAGCAAAGCTAGCGCAATTGCCAACCCTTTCGTGATTTCGCCGTGACTGGTTTCCTGTGCATACGTGTATAGGTTTTCAGCAACAGTTTCATCGCCTGAACCCAACATCGTCAAACCGATACCAagtgctgcagctgctcctgaATTGGCGGAATCCGCATAGAGAACCTCCTTTAAGGCTTCAAATATTTCAGTACTATTCGAACTCATACCAGCCAAACCAATTCCAAGAGAAGCACCATGTAGCAAGACATCAACGTCGTCATCAGTTGCATTTGAGCTATTCTCCACAATCTGGTCTTTCAAATAGCCAATAATCTCCTTACCATACCCAGCATAGATCAGACCAAGGCCATAAAGCGAACCTCCCTTGATATAACGGGAAGAAGCACGACTCCCCGGTAGATAAGGTTCCATAATTTTTTTGCCACCAGTGAGATTTCCCTGGTGAATAATACCTAACGATGCAGTGGCTGTGAACTTAGCCCAGTTTTGGGCCTTGCCTAGCCACTGCAGGTTGGCTCTAACGAATGTATCGTCTGTAGTACCAGCGTGCATGAATGCATTGGAGACACTGACTGCAGTATGGAACAAAGAAAACTTGCCGTCCATAGATGACTTCGACTTGTTCAACAAGCTCCTATCAATACGCTTGTTCGCATGCAGGAACGTGTTGTAGAAATCACATGTTGGTAAGCCAGATAGGATCTCCACTAGCCTGTCATTGCCCTCTCCCGTGCTCAAAGTAGCGACCAGCTCATTTAATAGCCCTTGAGATGCAGAAGTGACGAGATCGAATGCAATTTGGTAGGCAATTTCGGTATTCTTCTCTGAAACTAACTTGTCAAAAAGTCTCGCGGCAAGTTTCGAGTCGTTCAAGTTCACAATGATCTTGGATACTGCAAAGTAATCAGGAGCCTTCAGCCTAATTAGGATGTCAAACAATGCATACAAAATGTTGATTTTGAAATGGGTGTTGCTGACAGTAGTCGTCGCAGCAATCAGCACGTAAGTTATTAACTTCAGCATATTAGGCTCCGAAGTCTGCTGAGTAAGGATATTGGTGACCACGTCTAGCCGGTAGCTCTCCAGCGCAATCCCTAAAGCCAGTTTGTATTCGCCCGCCGTGATGCACTTGTTTAACATACGCTCGAATATGCTCACCAACTGCAGGTCAATCTCACTTTTCTCTTTGCCATAATTCTCAGTGGCCAGCTTGATGTACATCTCAATGCTTTGTGATACAATTGTCTCCACGTACCTGGATTTCTCGTTTATATCGAAGTACTCCTCTGCAGCTAGCGCGTACCTGACAGCAGATTCGTACTCCCCCAGATTGTAGTATATCTTCGAGACAACAAGCGCCGCCAGCTTCCGATCCTCAAACTTGCTGTCCTCATAAAGCGCCTCGATATCAGTGATATCGTTCGATACCTCCGACCACAGTTGGTCCACAACTTCGTTAATTGAGTGTAACGCATAAGacttcacagtgtggtcATCCTCCCTTAACAGGGCTAGAAGTGGAGCAGCAGTGATCACAGACATCGTGGTAATTACAATTCTGACTAGGCCACGAGAATATTCACCTTGGTGCTTGTCTTCTACACTTCTACCGGAAATTTGCCACCGAAATTATCTGATTAATGGTGGTGCTGCGAAGGTCCCTTATCGTCAGATATGATGAAAACACGAGACAACTATATCACGTGCTATTTTGCAAGCATACGTCTAGATCTATATGGACGACAGTGATTTTATATCCTAATTATTCTATCTAATAGAGTAACCTGATGGAGATCTTGTACTCGGTAGCATTCAATTTATCATAAATGTCTTTGATATCACTGTAGTTCACATTCGAGATGTCCGCCATCAGATAAGCGATGTCGCCGCTAGAGTCGGAGAACTGCTTCTCGATATTGTGGTCAGACAAGATATTGTTCACAGTTTTTAGCACGCCGGGCACATTTTGGTGAATATACAGCACACGGACGGTGTTCTCTTGGTCCAGGTCAAGCGAACGCAACGAGACCTCTGGGAAATTCACCGAGCCCACGGAGGTACCGTCGTTGATATACTTGCTCAAGGAAGTTGCTACCTCGACGCCGATGGCACTCTGGGCCTCCTCTGTCGAGCCACCTATGTGAGGGGTGAGAATGATGTTTGGCAAGGACACCAGGTCAGAGATCCAAGGGCTGAGTTGGTTGCCGAAGGCACCGCTGCCGTTCTTCGCGGGTTCGTGCGGGAAAACGTCTAGCGCGGCACCAGCTATCTTTCCTGCCTTCATCGCCTGGATCAAGGATGGGATATCCACAACGGTTCCCCGTGAAGCGTTGATTAGGTATGCACCATTTCTCATCGCCGCAAGTTGGGGGGCAGAAATCATGTTCTTAGTCTCATCAGTGGCCGGCACATGCAAACTCACAAAGTCTGAGTTGTTGAGCAGCTCGTCGAGAGTAGCAACTTGCTTGGCGGTACCCAGTGCCATAATTGTCACAACGTCGTAATATAGTACGTGCATGCCAAAAGCCTCGGCGAGCACAGATAACTGGGAGCCAATGTGGCCGTAGCCGATAATCCCAAGGGTCTTGCCGCGCACCTCCCAGCAGTGGTGTGAGACCTTGTTCCAGGTCCCGGTGTGCATCTCAATAGAGCGGTCGCCCAACTGTCTAGCCAGAGAGATGATCTCACCGATTACTAGCTCCGCGACGGAACGCGAGTTAGAGAAAGGTGAATTGAACACGGAGACACCCATTTTCGCTGCGTAGTCGAGATCCACCTGGTTAGTACCGATGCAGAAGCAGCCAATGCACACCAGGTTCTTGGCGTGTTTGAGTATTTCCGGCGTCAGTTTCGTCTTCGAACGGATACCGATCGCATGAACGTCTCTAATTTTCTCAATTAGCTCCTCCGGCCCAAGCGAGCTCTTGTGGAACTCAACCTGGTAGCCTTGCTTGTCAAAGATGTCAATGGCGGTTTGGTTTACATTCTCAAGAAGCAATATTTTAATGTCGCCTGTCGAGAAAGGCTTCAGCGCCTTGGCCTGTTTCGCAACGCTCGTCCGGGGTGGAAGTGTGTTCATGAAGGAGGTCGTGGGCGAGGTGGAGACCACGCCAGGAGAGCCCGACATATTTAGTGCGTCCTGGAACGCAGCTTGAAGGTTGTTGATCTGTTGGGGTGAAGTCATAGCGAGTATAAGGACTCGGGGTAGTGTGTAACGATCTAGCGAACGGCCAGAGATACTTTGGGCTATTATGGCCTGCTACTGGCTTTATATGTACTGGCTTCAGCGCTGTCTGCCGACGCGGTAAGTGCATTGTCTACAGTTACTCATCCTGTGAAGCCACATTATTGGCTTCCGTTTatgaaaaattttcactTTACGTAAGTAATTTAGAACCAAGCTTTATCTGCTTCCAAATGGCTAGCCTGAAGCCTACTGGATGTCCTACTGTATCAGCCTTTGATATTGTGGTCTCTGCCAGTCATATTTGATGATGACTAGATAACCATCCTTTTAGTTCCCTCTTTAACTGGCCTGTGATGAATTAATACGTATGGTGGACTTTAACGTCCACCAGGCCCGTATTTAGATCGCCTTTTACGGAACTGA contains:
- the RPN2 gene encoding proteasome regulatory particle base subunit RPN2 (Syntenic homolog of Saccharomyces cerevisiae YIL075C (RPN2)), with translation MSVITAAPLLALLREDDHTVKSYALHSINEVVDQLWSEVSNDITDIEALYEDSKFEDRKLAALVVSKIYYNLGEYESAVRYALAAEEYFDINEKSRYVETIVSQSIEMYIKLATENYGKEKSEIDLQLVSIFERMLNKCITAGEYKLALGIALESYRLDVVTNILTQQTSEPNMLKLITYVLIAATTTVSNTHFKINILYALFDILIRLKAPDYFAVSKIIVNLNDSKLAARLFDKLVSEKNTEIAYQIAFDLVTSASQGLLNELVATLSTGEGNDRLVEILSGLPTCDFYNTFLHANKRIDRSLLNKSKSSMDGKFSLFHTAVSVSNAFMHAGTTDDTFVRANLQWLGKAQNWAKFTATASLGIIHQGNLTGGKKIMEPYLPGSRASSRYIKGGSLYGLGLIYAGYGKEIIGYLKDQIVENSSNATDDDVDVLLHGASLGIGLAGMSSNSTEIFEALKEVLYADSANSGAAAALGIGLTMLGSGDETVAENLYTYAQETSHGEITKGLAIALALLNYGREELADETIKKMLEHENDSMRYGAVYTIALAYAGTSSNEAVKKLLHVAVSDSNDDVRRASVTALGFVLIRDYTTVPRIVELLSESHNPHVRCGTAFALGVACAGRGLQAAIDVLEPLTNDPVDFVRQAAMIALSMILIQQTEKTNVKVRDVNEQLRNVIANKHQEGLAKFGACVAQGIINAGGRNVTIQLENSEMGTLNTKSVIGLAMFTQFWYWFPLAHFLSLSFTPTTTIGVRSHDLKIPKFSFHCHTKEGIFDYPPMFEEDIDKSIEKVATAVLSTTAKAKARAKKSKKDKAVEPDKSKEEIKVENEQRDKKEHDADVPEEEFKIKYTSTYYKVENMTRVVPQQLKYIAFPKDERFTPVRKFKGSNGVIVLSDKTPDEPVEVIKTVRQEKETDAPLPAPFKVQDDLEF
- the SER33 gene encoding phosphoglycerate dehydrogenase SER33 (Syntenic homolog of Saccharomyces cerevisiae YIL074C (SER33) and YER081W (SER3)), encoding MTSPQQINNLQAAFQDALNMSGSPGVVSTSPTTSFMNTLPPRTSVAKQAKALKPFSTGDIKILLLENVNQTAIDIFDKQGYQVEFHKSSLGPEELIEKIRDVHAIGIRSKTKLTPEILKHAKNLVCIGCFCIGTNQVDLDYAAKMGVSVFNSPFSNSRSVAELVIGEIISLARQLGDRSIEMHTGTWNKVSHHCWEVRGKTLGIIGYGHIGSQLSVLAEAFGMHVLYYDVVTIMALGTAKQVATLDELLNNSDFVSLHVPATDETKNMISAPQLAAMRNGAYLINASRGTVVDIPSLIQAMKAGKIAGAALDVFPHEPAKNGSGAFGNQLSPWISDLVSLPNIILTPHIGGSTEEAQSAIGVEVATSLSKYINDGTSVGSVNFPEVSLRSLDLDQENTVRVLYIHQNVPGVLKTVNNILSDHNIEKQFSDSSGDIAYLMADISNVNYSDIKDIYDKLNATEYKISIRLLY